The Populus alba chromosome 13, ASM523922v2, whole genome shotgun sequence genome contains the following window.
ATCTTCGTGACAAAATGGTTTGgaccatagttttaagacccggcccggtcCCAGccccgggttccgggttttgaccgggtcaccggGTCTCGACCGGGTCGCCgggtcaaaattttttttttaattttttttaaaaaactcaaaacgacgtcgttttagcaaaaaaaagtaaaaacaaaaaataaaagtcaacgggtttatGGCCGGATCTTGACCGGGTCAGccgggtctggccgggccaattcccaaacgGGTTTTGGCCTTCACCCGGACCGGTTCCATGCCTGGGTCGTCCGGGTCCCGGGTCAACCCGCCGGGCtggtccgggttttaaaactatggtttggACACCATGATATAAAAGCCATTTATGCTTCTATTTGAGTGGAAGTCGTATAAAGCCAAATGCAACTCATTCTGTATTGTACCTCGCATGGAACAGGATGATGCCACCTTTCTCTGTTTTGCAATGGAGTTGTTGGattcaattgtttgaaaaaatttagttcCCTTGCCAGATGATCAGAAAACATGCtgaaagggaaaaaaggaaATAGATATTTCAGCTTTGTTCTTTAAGCTTCAGTCAGTATCCTTATCTTCAGCTTTCTTTGGATTCTTGGCTCAGTTTTTTTCCAGTTAGATTCATCACTCACTCAAATGACAAAATGGGTACCAAAAAACAATCTTATTTATGAACACAACATCGAGTCTCGGAAATTAGCACACTACTGCAAAGCCAATTTATTATTGTGAATGGATATCATTGCATCTCTTCGGATGCTCATAGATAGGCCTCTTTAGTTACTGTGTTTGTTGAGGAAGTTGATCATTAACTCGTTCACCTGCTCTGGAAGtttctcatgaacaaaatggttCCCTTCTTCTACAAAGACGGTTTCCAAATCTGGAACTCTTTGCTTCAGTATGTCACTCTTTATGTAGTCTGTAACGCCAGGGAAACTAAGAGCATAGTCCTTCTCCCCCATAACCAGCAACGTTGGTGCTACAACTTTTGGATTAGTTATTCCACAGCAATCTATGCCTAAAGTCCTGCACAGAAACTCTAACCATTAACGCTTACTGTTATTACTCTCTAGAGCTAAATGCTTTGGTTTTCAGTCCCAGGAGTGTGCAATTAGCAAGAAAAATGgaatttttcttatcattgCCTAGAATAGTTCAAGTCACGTGATGACAACGTAATTAAATAgcgaaattttttatgtttttccatcGTTCTAGCCATTGGAGGTTAATTTTCTTTAACAGGGAGTTGTATGGTTACCTGTATGGAACCTGCAATGGATAGCGAAATCCAGACTTCTCGTACAAGGATGCATAGACTGCAAGATCTTCTTCAGAGAACCATGGTGGTAGAGGAGTAGACGGGTCAACCATGTCCATGATCTCTTGGTCCTCTCTAGCTGTTGGTGGCTTAGTTCCAGAGAAGAGAATGTAGATGTTTTTTATCACTGTCTTAACATCAAAGCGCCCGAAATCTGCTTCAGCTCTGCCTGGCTCCTGAGAATATTTAGACATTGCAGGCATGATTGATATAGAATTGAAGTTCAATTTCTACCAACTTAAAACTCAAATAGTTTCAAGGAAATTATCAAATGTAAGACATCGATGACAATGACAATGTACCTGCCACCTTTTGCAGTAGAAACCTTCGGGCATCAGATCAATGTCATCACTGGGCCCTGGTAGCCTGAATGGAACACCTAGTGATACTAAACTGGTAACCCTCTCCGGGTAAAGAACAGCTATCATGTACGCTGGAAACGATCCCAGGTCTGTACCGACTAGAAAGGCCTGGCATCGATGCAGGTATATATTAGATTTCAGTTCATGTATGCGCAAGAACAAACTTAAAAGTTTCTTTATGGTGAACTGCAGCTAATAGAGATCATCTTTGCCGCTCCCCTACTTGGCCTTGACTAATTATCTGCAACATTTATCTCAACATCTAGAGACGTTTCACACTCAATTCACCTAGTGTTATGCATGTTTCTGaaccttttgtttttggtagATTGGCCAAATATTTTTGCTTGATGGCATCTAAACCAAGCATCCCTCAAAGGTTCCTGAGGAAATACACCCAACAAGACAATTCATTTACTCACCCCGACATCTCACCAGAGATTTGTCGGGCTATGATATAAGAGGGTACCAAAAATCATTAGAGCATCTGGTGGAACCATTGACCTCTATGATTTCAATTTGGCCGAACAGAACATGCCAAGTTTACCAAGATTCGTCCAATTAAGAGTTTGCAGGTAACGTCCCACAGTCTGCAGAATTGaccatattttatttcaaatttgaggggaaaatgaatatttatgtgATTAATTTGGATCAAGATTCATGGCCTGAGGTGCTTAAAAAGCAATAAAGATTAAGAAATGAGATTACCTTACTGATGCCAAGAGTGTCAAGAAGGGCAATGGTATCCTCAACAAGGTCAATGAAGCCCCCTTTCTCAGGTTCAGCTGGCAGCTCTGAGAGTCCATAGCCC
Protein-coding sequences here:
- the LOC118040166 gene encoding epoxide hydrolase 2-like, with the translated sequence MEHISHTHVEVNGLKLHVAEIGTGPKVVLFLHGFPQIWYTWRYRMIAVAKAGYRAIAYDFRGYGLSELPAEPEKGGFIDLVEDTIALLDTLGISKAFLVGTDLGSFPAYMIAVLYPERVTSLVSLGVPFRLPGPSDDIDLMPEGFYCKRWQEPGRAEADFGRFDVKTVIKNIYILFSGTKPPTAREDQEIMDMVDPSTPLPPWFSEEDLAVYASLYEKSGFRYPLQVPYRTLGIDCCGITNPKVVAPTLLVMGEKDYALSFPGVTDYIKSDILKQRVPDLETVFVEEGNHFVHEKLPEQVNELMINFLNKHSN